TCTTTAACTGCCGCAAAATACGCGGTCGCATCTTGGTCATTAACCACGGCAATTAAGCCCCGCCCAAACAATGCGCGCACAAATTTTGCATCACTTTGCAAGGCATCATCGTAAAAATCACTCGCTTGTTGGAATTCACCCAATGCCAGTAAGATATCCGCCAACAACGTGTTGACTTCAGGATCTTGTTTCATCTGGTCATGAGCCGTCAATGCATACACCAGCGCATGTTGGTAATCTTGCTGTTGCATCAAACTTTGCGCAATCATTACCAATGCATCGCGTTTCAACTTTTGGTCGGCAATTTGACTGAAGTACGTCACCGCCTTTTCATATTCTTCAGCTGAATAGTAGATATTTCCCAACGTATACAACAGCGTTTGTTGGGCTTGTTTATCGTGTTCAAAGCGTCCCAACGACTTCATCGCCAGTTCTTCAGCCTGTAAATAATCCCGTAATTCCGTTAAATGAATTGCGAGGTCATTGTACAAACGCCAATCATCTGGTTGCTGATCAATTTTCGCAACTAATTGCTTAATTGCTTGGTTTAATTCAGTTTCTCGTTTTTCACGTTCACCGCTCATTATCTTACCTCTCTAAATCATATCGGTTGCACTTTGGCTTGCGGCCAAGTAGTCCGTTTGATTCCGGATTACTTCGGTAAAATGCACATTATCATGTGTTTCCAAAATCGTTAACGATGTGTTACTGATGCCGCCACGCGCGCGCAGTTCAGCCAACGGTGTCCCAAGGAGTGCTCCTGTTCCTGCGGTA
This is a stretch of genomic DNA from Periweissella cryptocerci. It encodes these proteins:
- a CDS encoding tetratricopeptide repeat protein, with translation MSGEREKRETELNQAIKQLVAKIDQQPDDWRLYNDLAIHLTELRDYLQAEELAMKSLGRFEHDKQAQQTLLYTLGNIYYSAEEYEKAVTYFSQIADQKLKRDALVMIAQSLMQQQDYQHALVYALTAHDQMKQDPEVNTLLADILLALGEFQQASDFYDDALQSDAKFVRALFGRGLIAVVNDQDATAYFAAVKELDAAFYQANQQRVDEIATVIAQKNAADTDK